AGCGGTAGACCTTATTCTAAATGAGAATAATTATCAGTCGCAATTGATTCCTGTCAGTAAAGGAGTATTCATGAAAAAATTAGCAGAAGTTGCACCCAATCAAACCTTTGTTGTGAAAGAAGTAACAGCGCAAGCAGAAGTTCAAAAGCATTTACAAAACTTAGGATTGTTGCCCGGCAGTCATGTTGTGTTGTTAAAAAGTAAAGGTCAAGACGGAATTGTCCTAGTTCAAAATGCGCGCCTAGCTTTAGACCAGAGTTTATTAGAAGCAATTATCGTCGAGCCAGCTGCAAAAAAAGAAGAAGTCTTATCTTTAGATCAATTAGCAGTAGGAGATAAAGGCAAAGTTATTAAAATATTTGGCGAAGGTGCGGTCAAACGCCGCTTAATGGATATGGGCTTGACTAAAAATGTTGTGATAACGGTCCGTAAATTAGCACCATTAGGCGATCCCATTGAAATTAATTTGCGTGGCTATGAATTATCTTTAAGAAAAAGTGAAGCAGAGTATATTTTAGTGGAGTTAAAAAAGGAGGGATAGTATGGAAAACTTGCAATTTGCTTTAGCGGGGAATCCCAACAGTGGGAAAACAAGTACATTTAACCAATTAACAGGTTCCATGCAATCCGTGGGAAATTGGCCGGGGGTTACTGTTGAGCGTAAATCCGGTACATTAAAGAAACAAAAAAATATTACCATTCAAGATTTGCCTGGGATTTATTCTTTATCTCCTTATACTCCAGAAGAAATTGTTGCCAGAGATTATTTATTAACAGGTTCACCTAATACGATCATCAATATTGTCGATGCGACTAATTTGGAACGTAATTTATATCTAACGACGCAGCTTATGGAAACAGGTATTCCTGTTGTTTTGGGATTGAATATGATGGATCTCATCAGAAAAAGCGGCAAAACCATTAACTTGGACAAATTAGCTTATGGCTTAGGTATTCCGGTAGTGAGCATGAGTGCCTTGAAAAAACAAGGTTTACAGGAATTGATTCATAAAAGTACGCAAGCAGCGGAAAAATTTCCTCCTGAAACGACATATCCAACTTATGATGAGCGTTTAGAAGCAGCCTTAACTGAAATTATTGACGTCTTAGGCAATACTGTTGCGCAAAAACAAGCACGTTTTTATGCTGCAAAATTATTTGAAAAAGATGAATTGGCAACAGAAAATTTAGATTTAAGTAAAATTCAGCGTAAAGAAATTAACGAAATTATTGCCATTACAGAAAAAATCTTTGATGATACGAGTGATGCCATTTTGGTAAATGAGCGTTATGAATTTATCGCGCGCCTAATGGCATTATGTACCGTTAATGAAAATGAATTACGCTTAACTATCAGCGATAAAATCGATCAAATCGTGACCAATCGTTTCTTGGCACTTCCAATTTTTGCCTTTGTTATGTGGGGGATTTATTATCTGTCTATCCAAACAATTGGAGTCATGGGAACAGATTGGGTCAACGATGTCTTGTTTGGAACAGTCGTACCGGATTTTGTTACGAAAAATCTCGCAGCATGGCACGTTGCCGCTTGGATGCAAGATCTAATTTTAAATGGCATTATTGCCGGTGTCGGAGCTGTCTTAGGTTTTGTCCCACAATTATTAGTGCTCTTTTTCTGCTTGTCACTATTAGAAGATTGTGGTTATATGGCACGGATTGCTTTTGTAATGGATCGCCTATTCCGTAAGTTTGGTTTATCTGGTAAATCCTTTATCCCCATGTTGATTGCAACCGGTTGTGGTGTGCCGGGGGTTATGGCGAGTCGCACAATTGAAAATGAGAAAGATCGTCGTATGACGGTTATGGTAACGACCTTTATGCCTTGTTCTGCGAAATTACCAATCATTGCCTTAGTTGCCGGTGCCTTTTTCCCACAAGCAAGTTGGGTTGCACCGTCTGCCTATTTCATTGGCGTATCCGCAATTGTTTTGTCAGGCATTGCCTTGAAAAAAACGCACTTATTTGCCGGTGATCCCGCACCATTTATTATGGAATTACCCGCTTATCATTTGCCACAAGTCAAAAATGTTTTCCGCCAAACTTTTGATCGGGGATTTTCCTTCATTAAAAAAGCAGGGACGATTATTTTTGTCTCCAGTATCGTTTTGTGGTTTATGTCCAATTACAGCTTTACCTTAAAAGCAGTTGATGGCAATCAAAGTATTTTAGCGAATTTAGGTCGTGTGATTGCGCCATTGTTTGCACCATTAGGTTGGGGAAATTGGCAAGGTGCAGTTGCAACAATTACTGGACTGATCGCCAAGGAAAATGTGATCAACACATTTGGCATTTTGTTTAGTCATTTAGATGAAGTTTCTGAAAATGGTGTAGAAATTTGGGGACCATTACAAGCAGCCTTTACACCAGTAGCGGCTTACTCATTTTTAGTGTTCAATTTGCTATGTGCACCGTGTTTTGCAGCAATTGGCGCGATTCATCGGGAAATGGGCAATGCGAAATGGACTTGGATCGCAGTGGGCTACCAATGTGGTTTAGCTTATGCGGTAAGCTTTGTCGTCTATCAATTTGGCCGGGTTATCTTTGAAGGAGGCCCAATGAACGCGGCTACTATTTTAGCAGCAGCGGTCTTAGCCTACGGTCTGTTCTTACTAATTCGTAAAACACCCGCACCTAAAAATGATGTCATTTCAATGCATCAATTAAAAGAGGAAGTGAAATAAATGGTAGCAACGATAATTTTAAGTCTCTTAATTTTTGGCGCAGCAGCCTTTGTTGTTTACCGTCAAGTAAAAAAAGGCAGCAGTTGTGAAGATTGTAAAACAAGTTGTCCTGTGAAAAAACCGGAACAGTTTTAGTAATTGTAAAAGTAAAATAAGGGGCTATGACAAAATCCTTGTCATAGCCCCTTATTGCGCTATTTAAAAATAGGAAGAAAAGTTGAGAAAAAACCGCCTCTTGTTTTTGAGCGTGAAGAAAAATTGGTAAAGCCCTTCTTTTTATGAAGCGTAAAAAGGCAACGCTATTTTGTGACACGTTTATATAAGTAGTATTTGGTGACGCCCCGCATTGGTGTATCCGGTAGGCTGCCAAAGATGGTAAAACCATTTTTTTGATAAAATTCAACGGCTTGATAACTTTTGGTTGTTAAGGTTAAGTTAATCACACCTTCTTCTTGTGCCCAATCACCTAAGGCTTGTAAAAGTCGGGAGCCGATTTTTTGGTTTTGAAATTCTGGTTTGACAGCTAACAGACTGACGTGAAGATTTTCAAAATCTTGCTTGGCGATTAATCCGCCGACTAATTCATCTGCTAAGGTTGCGGCAATGGCAAGTCTTTCGTGTTTTTTGGGCAATTCATCGTGAAATTGTGCCTGATATTGCGCTGTGAAAACTTCTCTTAATAAAGGTTCAATAGTTTCTGTCTGACTGGTTTCAATTCGAATCATGCAAATTCCTCCTGTCTATACCTATTTAGTATAGCAGTTTCTTTTAACTAATTGGAAATCTAAATAGATTTTTATAAAAGTAAGTAAAAATTTTAGTAAAATGACAAAAAAAGTTAAAATGCAAACGTTTTTTTGTGTGGGTTTGCTGTGTTATTCAATTCGCAAATTTTCTAATAGTATTTTATTTAAATTGTTGATTTAGCAAGGAATATTTTGAGTGAGAAAAGCAAAAACATTTGTTTTATGTTTGATTATGTTTGGTATAAGTGTTTTTTTGAAAAAAATACAGTGGAAATATGTTAGAAAGGGTTTACAAGTGTTTATTTACATGTTACGATACTTGTGAAGTTAATACGTAGTGGATTGTTACTATTCGATTAGGCAAAAACCGCGAATGCTAGGTGAGTACCAGTATCTTTACATGGTATGATAATCCTATCATTTGCGGTTTTTTTATTGGTTAGTTAGGGGGAATAGAATGTATCGCATTATTCAAGTCTTAAATAATAATGTCGCCATTATTCGAATAGAAAACGATGAGCAGGCTATTGCAATGGGAAAAGGTATTGTCTTTCAAAAGAAAAAAGGCGATTTACTAAAAAAAGAAGATATTAGTAAACTTTTCATGTTGCGCAATAAAGAGTCCCAGCAAAATTTTTCTTCACTGCTAAAAGATTTACCTTTAAATTTTATTACTACCGGTTATGAAGTGATTGATACGGCGATTTCTAAATTCAATTATCCAGTTCAGGAATATATCTATGTAACACTAACCGATCATATTTATTGGAGCTATCAAAATCAGCAAAAAGGAAACTATGAAGTCAGTCGCTTACCTGATATGAGTAAAGAATATCCGACAGAATATGCGATTGGAAAAATGGGTGTCACCATTATTAATGAGCGATTAAATGCGCATTTTCCTGATGATGAAATTGGTCGGATTGCCCTGCATTTTATCAATGCCAAACGGGAAGGGGAGCCTGTAACAAATGAAGTTTTGGATCCCCGTCAAGATATTATTAATCAGGTAGAAAAAATATTATTAAATAAAGGTATTGTACGAACCGAAGAAAATAAAAATTTTTATGATCGTTTAATGATTCATTTGAATTATTTTGCAGATAGACTCGATCAGCCAGCAGAACAAGTCATCTTTTCTAAAAGTTTGGAAACAAATATCAAAACAGATTATCCTCGTGCCTACGCGATTGGCAATGAAATTTATCAATTGGTAAGCGATTATGCGAATCGCAAATTAAGCGATAGCGAGCGGGTATATCTGGCAATTCATATTCAACGACTATTGTGAAAGAAGGTTTAGTAATGAAAGAAATGAGAACCCTACCAAAAGATTTTATCATGGGTGGTGCAACCGCGGCATACCAAGCTGAAGGTGCAACACAATTAGACGGTAAAGGCTTAGTTGCTTGGGATACGTGGCTTGAGGAAAAAGGAAGATACACCGCAGAGCCGGCCAGTGACTTTTATCATCAGTATCCAGTTGATTTAAAACTATGTCGCGAGTTTAAGATTGACAGTTTGCGCATGTCCATTGCTTGGAGTCGAATTTTCCCGAATGGTTATGGAAAGGTCAATCAAGCTGGTGTGGATTATTATCATCGCGTCTTTGCGGAATGTAAAAAACAAGGGGTCATTCCTTTTGTTACCATTCATCATTTTGATACGCCGAAGACATTATTTGATAATGGTGATTTTTTAAACCGAGAAAACGTGGAACATTTTGTTAACTACGCTAAGTTTTGCTTTGAAGAATTTAAAGAAGTGCATTATTGGAGTACCTTTAATGAAATTTATCCTGTGGCCACGAATCAATATTTAACAGGTATCTTCCCGCCAGAAACGAAATTTGATTTAAAAAAAGTAGTGACTTGTTTACACAATATGATGTGGGCCCACGCACGGGCTGTGAACATTTTTAAAGCAGGCAATTATGCTGGTGAAATTGGTGTTGTGCACTCCCTGGAACCAAAATATCCTTATTCCAAAGCAAAAGAAGATGTTCATGCTGCAGCTAAAGATGATGCGCTCTCTATTGCCTTTTTACTAGATGCAACTTATAAAGGACGCTATTCTGATAAAACGATGGCGCTAGTTAATGAAATTTTAGCTGCCAATGATACAAGTATTACTTTTGAAGAGTCAGATTTTCTTGAGATGGAAAAAGCTGCTACCCA
The DNA window shown above is from Enterococcus montenegrensis and carries:
- a CDS encoding FeoA family protein, with amino-acid sequence MKKLAEVAPNQTFVVKEVTAQAEVQKHLQNLGLLPGSHVVLLKSKGQDGIVLVQNARLALDQSLLEAIIVEPAAKKEEVLSLDQLAVGDKGKVIKIFGEGAVKRRLMDMGLTKNVVITVRKLAPLGDPIEINLRGYELSLRKSEAEYILVELKKEG
- the feoB gene encoding ferrous iron transport protein B, with translation MENLQFALAGNPNSGKTSTFNQLTGSMQSVGNWPGVTVERKSGTLKKQKNITIQDLPGIYSLSPYTPEEIVARDYLLTGSPNTIINIVDATNLERNLYLTTQLMETGIPVVLGLNMMDLIRKSGKTINLDKLAYGLGIPVVSMSALKKQGLQELIHKSTQAAEKFPPETTYPTYDERLEAALTEIIDVLGNTVAQKQARFYAAKLFEKDELATENLDLSKIQRKEINEIIAITEKIFDDTSDAILVNERYEFIARLMALCTVNENELRLTISDKIDQIVTNRFLALPIFAFVMWGIYYLSIQTIGVMGTDWVNDVLFGTVVPDFVTKNLAAWHVAAWMQDLILNGIIAGVGAVLGFVPQLLVLFFCLSLLEDCGYMARIAFVMDRLFRKFGLSGKSFIPMLIATGCGVPGVMASRTIENEKDRRMTVMVTTFMPCSAKLPIIALVAGAFFPQASWVAPSAYFIGVSAIVLSGIALKKTHLFAGDPAPFIMELPAYHLPQVKNVFRQTFDRGFSFIKKAGTIIFVSSIVLWFMSNYSFTLKAVDGNQSILANLGRVIAPLFAPLGWGNWQGAVATITGLIAKENVINTFGILFSHLDEVSENGVEIWGPLQAAFTPVAAYSFLVFNLLCAPCFAAIGAIHREMGNAKWTWIAVGYQCGLAYAVSFVVYQFGRVIFEGGPMNAATILAAAVLAYGLFLLIRKTPAPKNDVISMHQLKEEVK
- a CDS encoding FeoB-associated Cys-rich membrane protein — protein: MVATIILSLLIFGAAAFVVYRQVKKGSSCEDCKTSCPVKKPEQF
- a CDS encoding GNAT family N-acetyltransferase, producing the protein MIRIETSQTETIEPLLREVFTAQYQAQFHDELPKKHERLAIAATLADELVGGLIAKQDFENLHVSLLAVKPEFQNQKIGSRLLQALGDWAQEEGVINLTLTTKSYQAVEFYQKNGFTIFGSLPDTPMRGVTKYYLYKRVTK
- a CDS encoding PRD domain-containing protein, which encodes MYRIIQVLNNNVAIIRIENDEQAIAMGKGIVFQKKKGDLLKKEDISKLFMLRNKESQQNFSSLLKDLPLNFITTGYEVIDTAISKFNYPVQEYIYVTLTDHIYWSYQNQQKGNYEVSRLPDMSKEYPTEYAIGKMGVTIINERLNAHFPDDEIGRIALHFINAKREGEPVTNEVLDPRQDIINQVEKILLNKGIVRTEENKNFYDRLMIHLNYFADRLDQPAEQVIFSKSLETNIKTDYPRAYAIGNEIYQLVSDYANRKLSDSERVYLAIHIQRLL
- the lacG gene encoding 6-phospho-beta-galactosidase, whose product is MRTLPKDFIMGGATAAYQAEGATQLDGKGLVAWDTWLEEKGRYTAEPASDFYHQYPVDLKLCREFKIDSLRMSIAWSRIFPNGYGKVNQAGVDYYHRVFAECKKQGVIPFVTIHHFDTPKTLFDNGDFLNRENVEHFVNYAKFCFEEFKEVHYWSTFNEIYPVATNQYLTGIFPPETKFDLKKVVTCLHNMMWAHARAVNIFKAGNYAGEIGVVHSLEPKYPYSKAKEDVHAAAKDDALSIAFLLDATYKGRYSDKTMALVNEILAANDTSITFEESDFLEMEKAATQTDFLGINNYQSHWVQHYEGKSEVGFNGTGEKGTSFYRIKGIGERVQRDDIPKNDWDWAIYPEGLSDLLIRIKADYPNYGKIYITENGLGFKDNFNDGVIMDGPRIEYLRGNFNAIAKAIAAGVDVKGYFIWSLMDVFSWANGYNKRYGLFYVDFETQKRYPKESAYWYKFVSETKVII